One genomic window of Amphiura filiformis chromosome 3, Afil_fr2py, whole genome shotgun sequence includes the following:
- the LOC140149178 gene encoding apolipoprotein D-like, whose amino-acid sequence MKFLQQAVFLLSFLTVAQSLSFYWDWGRCPKVTVKQDFQVQEYLGTWYEISRYPAPFESFDDRCTQAVYSEDERENYIGVYNSGLRPDGSIYSVEGYAWIPDPEQPGKLKVTFSGSELFAGDYWVLDTDYDRYSLIHSCQDFLIFHTEINWILSHYRQLDDDTLQTLYNQFADQGVKTKPFQMANQEGCGEEETESVE is encoded by the exons ATGAAGTTCCTACAGCAAGCagtttttcttctttcctttctgaCAGTTGCCCAATCCTTGTCTTTCTACTGGGACTGGGGACGATGCCCCAAGGTAACTGTCAAACAAGATTTTCAAGTCCAAGAATATTTAGGAACTTGGTACGAAATCTCACGTTATCCAGCGCCGTTTGAGTCATTTGACGACCGCTGTACACAGGCTGTTTACTCTGAAGATGAAAGAGAGAATTACATAGGTGTCTACAATAGTGGCCTGCGTCCAGATGGATCCATTTATTCTGTTGAAGGGTATGCATGGATTCCAGATCCAGAACAACCAGGAAAGCTGAAAGTCACATTTAGTGGTTCAG AATTATTTGCTGGTGATTATTGGGTGCTAGACACGGACTACGACCGATACTCCTTGATACATTCCTGTCAAGATTTCCTTATTTTCCACACTGAGATCAATTGGATTCTAAGCCACTATCGGCAACTTGATGACGACACCCTGCAGACACTCTACAACCAATTCGCCGACCAGGGTGTCAAAACCAAACCGTTCCAAATGGCCAACCAAGAGGGTTGCGGAGAAGAGGAAACAGAGTCTGTTGAATAA